The Actinomycetes bacterium DNA segment GGGAGCGGGTCGGCACCGCCAGCGTGAGCGTGCACGAGGACATCCAGCCGGGCGAGACCCTGGACCTGCTGGCGGTCGGCACCACCGCCTCCCGCCCCATCAACGGCGCCGCCCGCTGCCGCAGCCTCGAGCCGGGCTAAGGGCCTGCGGGCCAGGAACTTGGCCGTTCCAGCGCCGGCACACCGAGGCAAGCGGGACTCGACCTGGCCAGGTTCCTGGGCGGCGAGCCCTAACCAGCCAGGACTACTGCCTGGTCGGCGCCTGGCTCGGTGCCGCCACCACGTGCTCCACGGGCAGGCGGTAGCGGCGGCGGAGCTGGCCGACCAGGTCGCCCTTGAGCCAGCGGGACACGCCGGGCGGGAAGGTCGACAGCACGATGCCCGCGTACCCGGGGCGGGCCTGCAGCTCGTCGCCGACTGCCTCGAGCGGCGAGTGGCTGCCGACGATCGTGGCGGTCACGGTCACGCCGGCGCGGGCCAGCAGCGCGGCCGCCTCCCGGCCGCGGCGGGCGGCGAGCTGGCGCGCCTCGCCCTCCTCCCAGTTGTGGAGCAGGTGGCTGGTTGGCGTGGCCGGCACCAGCAGGGTGAACTCGGCGTCGGGGTCGCCCGCGGCGATCGCCTCGACCCGCTCGGCCAGCTCCGGGCTGGCCGCGGTCTGGTGGGCCACGATGAGGTGCCTGGCCATGGCGTCCTCCCTTGGTCGGCTGCCTGAGTTGTGCGCCCGGCAGGTCCGGCTGTCAAGCCCTGGCGTCGCCGCGGGCTGGTAGCCTTGCCCTGGCCAGCGTGGGTCGACAGCGGGGGCGTACAAGATGAGACAGTTCGGCGTCGAATCGGAGATCGGCCTGCTCCGCAGGGTGCTGCTCCACAAGCCAGACCTCGAGCTGCAGCGCCTGACCCCGTCCAACGTCGACGAGCTGCTGTTCGACGAGATCATGTGGGTCGAGCGGGCCCAGGCCGAGCACGACGCGTTCGCCGACGTGCTCCGGGGCCGGGGCGTGGACGTGCACGAGCTGTCCGACCTGCTGGCCGACTGCATGGCGCTCGAGCCGGCCCGCAAGGAGCTGCTCGACCGGGTGGTCACCGCGGACGTGTTCGGCAAGGGCCTGTGCGCGGAGCTGCGGGAGTGGTTCGAGTCGCTGCGCCCGGCCGAGCTGGTCCGCTACCTCATCGGCGGGGTCATCCCCGAGGACCTCCCCTTCGCCCCCGAGGGGCTGGTCGGGGCCAGCTTCCACCCCACCACCTTCGTGCTGCCCCCGCTGCCCAACCAGATGTTCATGCGCGACACCTCGGCGTGGATGTACGGGGGAGTGTCGATCAACCCGATGGCGTTCCCGGCCCGCCGGCGGGAGACCATGCACCTCGAGACCGTCTACCGCCACCACCCGATGTTCGCTGGCGCTGACTTCTCAGTCTGGTACGGCGCCGACGGCCTGGACCACTACCCGGCCGTGGTGGAAGGCGGCGACCTGCTCGTCATCGGCAACGGCGCCCTGCTCGTCGGCATGGGCGAGCGCACCACCGCCCAGGGCATCGAGGCGCTGGCCCACAGCATGTTCGACGCCGGCGCGCTCGAGACGGTGATCGCGGTCGAGCTGCCCAGGGTGCGCGCCTACATGCACCTGGACACCGTCCTCACCCAGGTCGACCACGACGCGTTCGTGGTCTACCCGGGGCTGCGCCAGCAGATGCGCCCGTTCGTGGTCACCCGCGGCAACGGCCGCCACCTGCACGTCGAGGCCGGTGGGGAGCTGTTTGCGACCCTGGCCCGGGTCCTCGGCGTGCCCCGGATCCGCACCTTCGAGACCGGCGGCAACGAGATGCTGGCGGCCCGGGAGCAGTGGGACGACGGCAACAACCTGCTCGCTGTCTCCCCCGGGGTGGTGATCGCCTACGAGCGCAACGTCGACACCAACCAGCGCCTGCGCGACGACGGGGTCGAGGTGCTGACCATCCCCGGCTTCGAGCTCGGCCGCGGTCGGGGCGGGCCGCGCTGCATGAGCTGCCCCCTCGAGCGCGACCCGGCCCGCTGACCCGGGCGAGCCGTCCCGCTCAGCCCGGCGGGCCGGACGGCGGCGGGTCGGCGGCCGAGCTGACCTCGGCGGCGTCGCCGTCGCCGTCCCCGCCGCCGGCTTCGCCTTCGGTCCGGGCACGGCCCCGCCGCTGCCACAGCCACAGCCAGGTCGAGGCGCCCACCACGACTGCGAGGGAGACGTAGGCGTTGCGGGACAGGCCGAACAGCCGGTAGGTGGTGTCGGTGCGCAGCAGCTCGAGGAAGAACCGCCCGAGCCCGTAGAGCGCGAGGTAGGCGAGCACGATGCTGCCGGTGCGCAGCGCCCGCCGCCGCGACAGCCACAGCAGCACCCCGACCACGAGCAGGTTGTACAGCGACTCGTACAGGAACGTCGGGTGGAAGGTGGCGAACTGGGCGTACCGCTCGGGACGGTGGCCGGGCTCGACCTCGAGAGCCCAGGGCAGCGTGGTCGGGGTGCCGAACAGCTCCTGGTTGAAGTAGTTGCCCCAGCGCCCGAAGGCCTGCGCGAGCGGGATCCCGGGGATCGCGGCGTCCAGGGCCAGCAGCACCGGCAGCCCCTGGCGCCGGGCCACGACGATGCCGGCCAGGATGCCGAGGGTCAGCCCGCCGTACAGGGCCAGCCCGCCCTCCCAGATCGCCAGCACGTGCAGCCAGCGGCCCTGGAAGTCGCCGGTGTGGGTGATCACGTAGCCCGTCCGGCCGCCCAGGAACCCGAACACCACCGCCCAGAACATGGGGCGCTCCAGCTCGGCCGGGTCCCGCCCCAGGGCCTGCCAGCGGCGCCGGGCCAGCGACACCGCGAACAGGATCCCGATCGCGATGACCAGCCCGTACAGGTGGAAGAAGAGCGGCCCGACACGCACCCCGTTGGTCGGGGGCGGCGGGATGAACGCCAGCGGCCCGGTCATCGGCGCCTCGCCTGCTCGCGGGCGCTCCGTCGAGCGCCGGCCGGGATCATCCGAGCGCCGGCCGGGATCATCGGTGCCTCGCCTCCTCGCGGGCGCTCCGTCGTGCGCCCGCCCTCATCGTATGAGGACCTCG contains these protein-coding regions:
- a CDS encoding arginine deiminase gives rise to the protein MRQFGVESEIGLLRRVLLHKPDLELQRLTPSNVDELLFDEIMWVERAQAEHDAFADVLRGRGVDVHELSDLLADCMALEPARKELLDRVVTADVFGKGLCAELREWFESLRPAELVRYLIGGVIPEDLPFAPEGLVGASFHPTTFVLPPLPNQMFMRDTSAWMYGGVSINPMAFPARRRETMHLETVYRHHPMFAGADFSVWYGADGLDHYPAVVEGGDLLVIGNGALLVGMGERTTAQGIEALAHSMFDAGALETVIAVELPRVRAYMHLDTVLTQVDHDAFVVYPGLRQQMRPFVVTRGNGRHLHVEAGGELFATLARVLGVPRIRTFETGGNEMLAAREQWDDGNNLLAVSPGVVIAYERNVDTNQRLRDDGVEVLTIPGFELGRGRGGPRCMSCPLERDPAR
- the lgt gene encoding prolipoprotein diacylglyceryl transferase, producing MTGPLAFIPPPPTNGVRVGPLFFHLYGLVIAIGILFAVSLARRRWQALGRDPAELERPMFWAVVFGFLGGRTGYVITHTGDFQGRWLHVLAIWEGGLALYGGLTLGILAGIVVARRQGLPVLLALDAAIPGIPLAQAFGRWGNYFNQELFGTPTTLPWALEVEPGHRPERYAQFATFHPTFLYESLYNLLVVGVLLWLSRRRALRTGSIVLAYLALYGLGRFFLELLRTDTTYRLFGLSRNAYVSLAVVVGASTWLWLWQRRGRARTEGEAGGGDGDGDAAEVSSAADPPPSGPPG